Proteins from a single region of Aureibacter tunicatorum:
- the pdxH gene encoding pyridoxamine 5'-phosphate oxidase has protein sequence MSSKIADIRKDYSQKELKKGDCANDPFTQFDNWLKQAIEAEVNEPTAMTISSASKEGRPSSRTVLLKGLEDGLFIFFTNYNSRKGQQIQENPYVSLTFFWPELERQVNIEGYASKLEEDKSDEYFNSRPYKSRVGAWASEQSKVINSKNVIKARFLEYSLKFIKNVPRPPHWGGFKIKPNRVEFWQGRPSRLHDRIVYSLDSEKNNWTINRVAP, from the coding sequence ATGAGTTCTAAAATAGCAGATATACGAAAAGATTATTCCCAAAAGGAACTAAAAAAAGGGGATTGCGCTAATGATCCTTTTACACAGTTTGACAATTGGCTAAAGCAAGCCATTGAAGCTGAAGTCAATGAACCAACTGCCATGACAATTTCCTCGGCTTCCAAAGAAGGCAGACCTTCTTCAAGAACAGTACTGCTTAAAGGCCTTGAAGACGGCTTATTCATATTCTTCACAAACTACAACAGTCGCAAAGGACAACAAATTCAAGAAAATCCATATGTCTCGCTGACCTTTTTCTGGCCTGAGCTTGAAAGGCAAGTAAACATAGAAGGTTACGCCAGCAAGCTTGAAGAAGACAAATCAGATGAATACTTTAATAGTCGTCCTTATAAAAGCCGTGTTGGAGCTTGGGCTTCAGAGCAAAGCAAAGTAATCAACTCAAAAAATGTCATCAAAGCTCGCTTCTTGGAGTACTCTTTAAAATTCATCAAAAACGTGCCACGTCCTCCGCATTGGGGTGGCTTCAAAATAAAGCCCAACCGAGTAGAGTTCTGGCAAGGAAGACCTAGTAGATTGCATGACAGAATAGTATACTCACTTGACAGTGAAAAGAATAATTGGACAATCAATAGGGTTGCTCCTTAA
- a CDS encoding asparagine synthetase B, whose translation MKKLLVLIFIFITSFQASASYILIPMDDNQTNHLKAYGIAYWVINNQNSLDWLLNFRGGSFMSKHYQKLENELIIRGVSYEVISDADANQIITGIASPSSNMDIMKLEKEPKIAVYSPKSKQPWDDAVTLVLTYAEIPYDVIFDDEIMEGKLGEYDWLHLHHEDFTGQYGKFYNSYRYQSWYIQQQKEFEASAHKHGFDKVSHLKLGIVKRIQAFVGTGGFLFAMCSATDTFDIALSAEGVDICEKMYDGDPADPKAQSKLNFEKTFAFENFLLKRNPLEYEFSNIDNQQRERGLTEKNDYFSLFKFSAKWDPIPTMLTQNHSQIIKGFMGQTTAYKKKLVKSDVVIMGENKSIDEAKYIHGIFGKGFWTFYGGHDPEDYQHFVGEEPTDLNLHPNSPGYRLILNNILFPAAKKKKRKT comes from the coding sequence ATGAAAAAACTCTTAGTACTGATATTCATATTCATTACCTCATTTCAAGCTAGTGCATCTTATATCCTTATCCCGATGGATGATAATCAAACCAATCACTTAAAGGCATACGGAATTGCATATTGGGTTATTAACAATCAAAACTCCTTGGATTGGTTGCTAAACTTCAGAGGAGGCAGCTTTATGTCCAAGCACTATCAAAAACTTGAGAACGAACTAATCATCAGAGGTGTAAGTTATGAAGTCATTTCAGACGCTGACGCCAACCAAATCATAACAGGAATAGCTTCTCCATCGTCGAATATGGATATCATGAAGCTTGAGAAAGAACCAAAAATCGCTGTATACTCTCCTAAAAGCAAACAACCTTGGGACGACGCTGTAACTTTAGTATTGACTTATGCAGAAATCCCTTATGATGTCATTTTTGATGATGAGATTATGGAAGGCAAATTAGGCGAGTATGACTGGTTGCACTTGCACCATGAAGACTTTACAGGACAATACGGTAAATTCTATAATAGCTATAGATATCAATCTTGGTATATTCAACAACAAAAAGAATTTGAGGCTTCAGCTCATAAACATGGCTTTGATAAAGTTTCCCACTTGAAACTCGGTATCGTAAAGCGTATACAAGCATTTGTTGGCACTGGTGGATTTCTATTCGCAATGTGTTCAGCAACTGATACTTTTGACATTGCGCTTAGTGCCGAAGGGGTAGATATTTGTGAAAAAATGTACGATGGTGATCCAGCGGACCCAAAAGCACAAAGCAAGTTAAACTTTGAAAAAACTTTCGCCTTTGAGAACTTTTTACTCAAACGAAATCCATTGGAATACGAATTTTCAAATATTGACAATCAGCAAAGAGAAAGAGGGCTTACTGAAAAGAATGATTATTTTTCTTTATTTAAATTCTCAGCGAAATGGGACCCTATTCCTACGATGTTAACGCAAAACCACTCACAAATCATCAAAGGTTTCATGGGACAAACCACTGCCTACAAGAAAAAGCTTGTCAAATCAGATGTGGTAATCATGGGTGAAAACAAATCGATTGATGAAGCAAAGTATATTCATGGCATATTCGGCAAGGGCTTTTGGACATTCTATGGCGGTCATGACCCAGAGGATTACCAACACTTTGTAGGCGAAGAACCTACAGACTTGAATTTACATCCTAATTCTCCAGGTTACAGACTGATTCTGAATAATATTCTATTCCCTGCTGCTAAGAAGAAAAAAAGAAAGACTTGA
- a CDS encoding response regulator, producing the protein MANNKILLIEDNVDMRENTAEILELANYEVITAENGKMGVEIAQKELPDLIICDIMMPMLDGYGVLYLLSKSTATASIPFIFLTAKAERADIRKGMNLGADDYLTKPFDDMELLNAIESRLKKSEIIHKHFNQDVEGINSFFNEAVENSAVRKLSENRKVKKYKKKEIIFHEDSVPNGVYFISKGKVKGFKTNEDAKEYITGLYGEGDFFGHMPLLEQTQYTETAMALEESEICFIPKEDFFEIMNTSKDVSYKFIKILANNLKEKEERLLNLAYNTVRQRVAEALLLLAEHYQKEESNSPFTIAITREDLANIVGTSTESVIRTLADFKDEELIVIKGRNVEILDLARLRSVMNGFY; encoded by the coding sequence ATGGCGAACAACAAGATTCTATTAATTGAAGATAACGTTGACATGCGTGAGAATACCGCTGAGATTCTTGAGCTGGCAAACTATGAAGTTATCACGGCGGAGAATGGTAAAATGGGTGTTGAAATAGCGCAAAAGGAATTGCCGGATTTGATCATTTGCGATATTATGATGCCTATGTTGGACGGCTACGGAGTTTTGTATTTGCTAAGCAAAAGCACTGCGACAGCTTCTATACCTTTTATATTTCTTACAGCAAAAGCTGAAAGAGCTGATATTCGAAAAGGTATGAATTTGGGTGCAGATGACTATCTGACAAAGCCCTTTGATGATATGGAGTTGTTGAATGCGATCGAAAGCAGGCTTAAGAAAAGCGAGATTATTCATAAGCATTTCAATCAAGATGTTGAAGGAATAAATAGTTTTTTCAATGAAGCGGTCGAAAATAGCGCTGTGAGAAAACTATCTGAGAATAGAAAAGTAAAGAAGTATAAGAAGAAAGAAATTATCTTCCACGAAGATTCAGTGCCTAATGGTGTGTACTTTATCAGCAAGGGAAAAGTAAAAGGTTTTAAGACAAATGAGGATGCCAAAGAGTATATAACAGGTCTGTATGGTGAGGGAGATTTTTTTGGGCATATGCCTTTATTAGAGCAAACTCAATATACTGAAACCGCCATGGCTCTTGAAGAGTCTGAGATTTGTTTTATTCCTAAAGAGGATTTCTTCGAAATAATGAATACGAGCAAAGATGTCTCGTACAAGTTTATCAAGATATTGGCTAATAACTTGAAGGAAAAAGAAGAAAGATTGTTGAATCTTGCTTATAATACTGTTCGACAGAGAGTTGCTGAGGCGCTTTTGTTATTGGCGGAGCATTATCAAAAAGAAGAATCGAATTCGCCATTTACAATTGCGATAACAAGAGAGGATCTTGCGAATATTGTAGGCACTTCTACCGAGTCTGTCATTAGAACTTTGGCTGATTTTAAAGATGAAGAATTGATTGTTATCAAAGGTAGAAATGTTGAGATTTTGGATTTAGCAAGATTAAGATCAGTAATGAATGGATTTTATTAA
- a CDS encoding YqgE/AlgH family protein, translating into MDYFKFQNVAKPKVGDLLISEPFMPDDNFSRSVVLLTEHNDKGSVGFILNKTSEFKLDELIQLKMDNPVNVFRGGPVELDTLHFIHQKNDNLNYSSKVSDNIYWGLDFNEVLALMELDQIEINDFKFFMGYCGWDAGQLEKEISENSWIVYRGGGVEEIFDTPSDTLWSELLNDMGTRFKIYSNYPIDPRLN; encoded by the coding sequence GTGGATTATTTTAAATTTCAAAACGTTGCAAAACCGAAAGTTGGTGATTTGTTGATTTCAGAGCCTTTTATGCCTGATGATAATTTTTCACGATCTGTCGTGCTTTTGACAGAGCATAATGATAAAGGTTCTGTGGGCTTTATCTTGAATAAGACTTCTGAATTTAAGCTTGATGAGTTGATCCAATTGAAAATGGATAATCCTGTAAATGTATTCAGGGGAGGTCCTGTCGAGCTTGACACTTTGCATTTTATACATCAAAAAAACGATAATCTCAATTATAGTTCTAAAGTAAGTGACAATATCTATTGGGGGCTGGACTTTAATGAAGTATTGGCGTTGATGGAGCTTGATCAGATTGAAATCAACGATTTCAAGTTTTTTATGGGCTATTGTGGATGGGATGCCGGACAGCTGGAAAAAGAGATTTCTGAGAACTCGTGGATTGTATACAGAGGAGGAGGTGTAGAGGAGATTTTTGATACACCATCAGATACACTTTGGTCGGAATTGCTTAACGATATGGGTACAAGGTTTAAAATATATTCGAATTATCCAATAGATCCAAGGTTAAATTGA
- a CDS encoding sensor histidine kinase yields MIVNKTIKILLIDDDEEDFILTKDILDNIPNRRYVLDWIGSYKRGMQAIRYNMHDVYLVDYRLGIHTGIEVIKEAIENGCTKPLILLTGQPDQQIDDQAIMVGAADYLYKGALNEHILDRSLRYSIRHNENLLKISKLNEQLEERVEQRTRELAHAFKKLQRNKENLEKQIDVRREAEKALRQSQRLYQAVARNFPNGVIIVIDREFDFIFADGQEFSRLGVDYHSLMGKNILSIFDEAQKPVVMDSLGHVLRGKNINLEVEFFNSHYQINAVPLQNSLGFVKQIMIVAQNITQQKEAEKEVRNMLAKEKELNELKSRFVAMASHEFRTPLSSILSSASLISKYTTEEQQPKRIKHVRRIKSNVTNLTGILNDFLSISKLEEGKTRVNVEKINITQLSEEIVEEMHVIVKEGQGVKYNHESRNEMFDIDPHILKNIIINLISNAIKYSPEGYTIDFNTNIEDGNLLITVQDYGLGIPENEKEHLFERFFRAANVTNIQGTGLGLNIVKKYVDLLDGEIIFRSKEGEGTTFFLSIPSSKKN; encoded by the coding sequence ATGATTGTAAATAAAACGATCAAAATTCTCTTGATTGACGATGATGAGGAGGATTTTATCTTAACAAAAGACATACTTGACAATATACCTAATCGACGCTATGTATTGGACTGGATAGGTTCATACAAACGGGGCATGCAAGCAATTCGGTATAATATGCATGATGTCTATTTGGTAGATTACAGACTTGGAATCCACACTGGAATTGAAGTGATCAAGGAAGCGATTGAAAATGGCTGTACCAAGCCTTTGATTTTGTTGACCGGTCAACCTGATCAACAAATCGATGATCAGGCGATAATGGTTGGCGCGGCTGACTACTTGTACAAGGGTGCATTGAATGAGCATATTCTAGATAGATCGTTAAGGTATAGCATTAGGCATAATGAAAATTTGTTGAAGATCAGCAAGCTTAACGAACAGCTAGAAGAAAGAGTTGAGCAAAGAACTCGAGAGCTGGCTCATGCTTTCAAAAAGCTTCAAAGAAATAAAGAGAATTTAGAAAAGCAAATTGATGTTAGGCGTGAAGCTGAGAAGGCTTTAAGGCAAAGTCAGAGGTTGTATCAAGCGGTTGCAAGAAACTTTCCAAATGGGGTTATCATTGTAATCGACAGGGAGTTTGATTTTATTTTCGCGGATGGTCAGGAGTTTAGCAGGTTGGGCGTGGACTATCACTCATTGATGGGTAAGAACATATTATCCATTTTTGATGAAGCTCAAAAGCCTGTTGTGATGGACAGCCTTGGCCATGTATTAAGGGGGAAAAACATCAATTTGGAGGTGGAGTTTTTCAATAGTCATTATCAAATCAATGCTGTGCCATTGCAAAATAGCTTGGGCTTTGTCAAGCAGATAATGATAGTCGCCCAGAATATCACTCAACAGAAAGAGGCTGAAAAGGAGGTCAGGAACATGCTGGCTAAGGAAAAAGAGCTCAATGAGCTTAAGTCAAGATTTGTGGCTATGGCTTCGCATGAATTTAGAACTCCTTTAAGCAGTATACTTTCCTCGGCTTCATTAATCAGCAAATATACTACTGAGGAACAACAGCCAAAACGCATCAAGCATGTTCGAAGAATTAAATCCAATGTGACGAACTTGACGGGTATACTGAATGACTTTTTGTCAATCAGCAAGCTTGAAGAAGGCAAGACAAGAGTGAATGTGGAGAAAATTAACATCACTCAGCTTTCTGAAGAGATTGTTGAGGAGATGCACGTGATTGTAAAAGAAGGGCAAGGAGTCAAGTATAATCATGAGAGTAGAAATGAGATGTTTGATATTGATCCGCATATTTTGAAGAATATCATAATAAATCTTATTTCCAATGCAATAAAGTACTCTCCTGAGGGTTACACTATTGATTTTAATACAAATATTGAAGATGGAAATCTCTTGATAACAGTCCAAGATTATGGATTGGGGATTCCTGAAAATGAAAAAGAGCATTTATTTGAGCGTTTTTTCAGAGCTGCGAATGTTACAAATATTCAAGGCACGGGCTTAGGTTTGAATATCGTGAAGAAATACGTCGATTTATTGGACGGAGAAATAATTTTTAGGAGCAAGGAAGGCGAGGGAACGACTTTCTTTTTGAGCATACCATCAAGCAAAAAAAATTAA
- a CDS encoding alpha-ketoglutarate-dependent dioxygenase AlkB, whose protein sequence is MRGNLFDNDACEAFNILDGELILYRNFLPIEYANNLFESCINEDGWGQDEIKIFGKTYLSPRLTKWYGDQAYEYSGLKHEAKPLPDYLMDLRMKVETQTGFDFNSVLINYYRNGDDGMGWHSDDEKELGMNPAIASYTIGAERRFSLKHKSKPLKPVNIVLPNNSLLLMSGQLQHHWKHALPKVRHLENPRLNFTFRKVLKLTK, encoded by the coding sequence ATGCGAGGAAATTTATTCGATAATGATGCTTGCGAGGCATTCAACATACTAGATGGTGAATTGATCTTGTATAGAAACTTTTTGCCCATTGAATATGCAAATAATCTTTTTGAATCATGCATCAATGAAGATGGCTGGGGACAAGATGAGATAAAGATTTTTGGCAAGACCTATTTGTCTCCAAGGTTGACCAAATGGTATGGTGACCAAGCTTATGAATATTCTGGACTGAAGCATGAAGCAAAACCTCTGCCTGATTATTTGATGGATTTGAGAATGAAGGTTGAGACCCAAACAGGTTTTGATTTCAATAGTGTGTTGATTAACTATTATCGAAATGGGGATGATGGCATGGGCTGGCACAGTGATGATGAAAAAGAACTGGGAATGAACCCTGCGATTGCCTCATATACAATTGGAGCTGAGAGAAGATTTTCATTAAAACATAAGAGTAAACCACTTAAGCCAGTTAATATTGTACTCCCAAACAATAGTTTGTTGCTGATGTCTGGCCAGTTGCAACATCATTGGAAGCATGCTTTGCCTAAGGTTAGGCATTTGGAAAATCCGAGATTAAATTTTACCTTTCGCAAAGTTTTGAAGCTAACAAAATAG